The Campylobacter sp. CN_NE2 region TCGTTCACCTTAGGCATCTTATTCCTTTTAAAATGATTTGCGCTTTTTAAAAAAAGCACGATTTATAATTATATTGCAAATTTACTTTATATTTTATAAAAAGAAATGGCTAAATTTTATGATGATATTCTAAAAATTTTTCTTGTGTTACTTTGCGAATTTGGGTTTGAGATTCTTCGCTTCACTTCGTTTCGCTCAGAATGACGAAATGGTGCGTTACAGAAAGGAATAACAAATGCCGACGATTTGTGGGGCTTTGGAGTGTGAGCGAATGAGACGCACTGTTTGTGCGTCGCAATGAAGCGAACACGAACAATCGCCACAAAGCTAGGCTCATCTCAATCCCAAATTCAAAATTTAAAATTTTCTATTTTTGCTATAACTTTTTGTATAATCCAATCCGGTGTGCTAGCCCCTGCACTAATCCCGCACAAATTTTTATTTTCAAACCACGAAATTTCTAGTTCATTTTCATTTTCTATTAGGTAGCTATCTTTGCAAAATTTTTGCGAAATCAAAAAAAGTTGCTTTGTGTTTGATGAATTTTTTCCGCCTATGATTATCATTATATCGGCTCTTTCGGCTAGTTCTTTGGCGGCTTCTTGGTTTTCAAGTGTAGCGTTACAAATCGTGTTAAAAACGCGAACTTCACGGACTTTTTTAACTAAAAAATCAACTATTTTCATAAAATTTTCTATTTTTTTGGTCGTTTGCGAAACAACGGCAACCTTGCTTTTAAATTTGATATTTTCAAGCTCACTCTCATCTAAAACCACAAACACCCTGCTTTGGTCTTTGCCATAAGATTTCACACCTTTTACTTCGGGGTGGTTAGTATCTCCAAAAATGACTATATCATAGCCGTTTTCGCTCATCTCTTCTACGATTTGTTGTGGTTTGGTTACAAATGGGCATGTTGCGTCGATTAGCTCTTTATTTTGTGATTTTAAAATTTCCAAATCGTCCTTTGTGATGCCGTGTGTGCGTATGATTAACTTATTTTCATCGGTAATTTCAGAAATTCCGCTAAGGGTTTTGACGCCAAATTTATCTTTTAGCCGTTTTATCTCTTCTGCGTTGTGGATTAGTTCGCCGATAGTTGCGGCAGTTCCTGCACTCTCAGCCATTTTTATGGCTCTTTTTACGCCAAAACAAAATCCACAACTACTAGCAAGTTCAATCTTCAACTTTTGCTCCGATTTGTCTTAAAATATCTTTGAAATTTGGAAATGAAGTAGCGATACACTCGTCATCTTCGATAATCATACCACTTTTTAAGCCCAAAATCGCAAAACTCATCGCAATACGGTGATCGCCGCATGGTGTGATGATGGCAGGTTGCAACTGGCAACCGCCCGTGATTTCAAAGCCGTCTTCAAACTCCACTATTTCCACGCCGCAAGTTTTTAGTCCCTTAACCATGACACTGATTCTATCGCACTCTTTGACACGAAGCTCTTTTGCGTTTCTTAGGCTACTTTTTCCGTTCGCACATGCAAATGCAATCGCTAACGCAGGGGCTTCATCGATCAGCCACGGAATATTTTCGCTAACACTCACAGCTTTTAACGGAGCATAGCTAACTTCTATATCGCCGATTTCTTCGTAAATTTCGCTAGTTTTTTTAAATTTTATATCGGCTCCCATTTGGCGTAAAATTTCATAAGCGTAAGTGCGAGTTTTGTTTAAAAGCATATTTTTTAAAACAATTTTTGAATTTGGAATAATACACGCTGCCACGGCATAGAAAAACGCCGAACTTGGGTCATTTGGCACAAAAATTTCAAGCGGTTTGAGTGGTTTTTGCAAAGGTTTCACGCTTAGAGTTAGCCCGTCCCCGCTGATTTCAGCTCCCATACCTTTTAGCATTCGCTCTGTGTGATCTCTACTAAGCTCAGGCTCACTAAATTTGCAACCATTGCCGTTTAAGCCAGCCAAAATAAGGGCAGTTTTAACTTGTGCTGATGAAATTTTGCTCTCATATTCAAAATATTCTAACTTTCCGCCTTGTATGGCTAATGGAGCCTTATCACCGCCGTTTCGTCCGTAAATTTTAGCTCCGACTTTTGCCAAAGGATCGCCTACTCGCTTCATCGGTCTTTCGTTTAGATATTTATCGCCGCTTAGTACAAAAAAGCCATCCAAACTAGCTAAAAGTCCCATAAAAAGGCGCATAGCAGTGCCTGAATTTCCGCATTCGAGTATGCAGTTTGGCTCTTTTGGTTTTTCAGGCGGCGTGATACAAACACAATCGTCCTTGATTTCAACCTTTGCACCCAAATTTTCAACGATTTTTAGAGTGCATTTTGTATCTTCGGCAAAAAGATAGTTTTTGATTTTCGTCGTTCCGCCTGAGAGTAGCGAAAAAATCGCAGCTCTGTGCGAAATCGATTTATCCGAAGCGATATTTGAAATCTCTGCCTTAAAAGCAGAGCTTTGAGCATAAATTTTCATCTTAAATTTAGTCCTAATTTTTCATTTAATGCTTTTAAAATTTTATCCATGATACCGGCTATATCATCATCTTCAAGCGTTTTTTCCATATCTTGGAAATTGAATTTGATTGTCAAAGAAATGCTATCTTTTAAATTCTCGTCTTTATAAATATCAATCGGCAAGAATTCCTTTAAATTCGCAATTTCTAACGAATTTATACATTTTTTAATCTCTTCAAAACGCATAGATTTTGGCACAACTAGGCTTAAATCTCTACTAATGCTTGGAAATTTAGAATATGCTTTTGCTTCGATTTTTTCAAATTTTAAAGCAGAAAAATCAATCTCACAAACATAAGTTTTAGCCAAATCTCGCTTAGCTTCAAAAGCATTATCAACTCTGCCGATAAAGCCCACTTTAACGCCATTTTGCACGATGTTTGCTTGTTCAAATTCGCTTAGGAAAGGCACAAGCGTTTGCGGAACTTCGCAACTAAATTTACCGATAACATTTTGAATTAAATTTGCAAAATATATAAAATCAACACTCGCAGGTTTTGCCGAATTTAAAAGCGATTGCTCGTTTTTTAGACCACTGGCGATAAATGAAATTTTTTGGCTTTGAACTCCGCCCGCGTCAAAAACGCTTCCAAGCTCAAAAAGCTTAATCGCTCTTTTTGAATTTTTCGTATTTCGCTCGGCACTGCTTAATAAATGATTTATAAGTGTCGGTCTTAGCGTATTTAGCTCGTTGTTTATCGGATTTAAAATTTCGATTTTGCAAGGTGCATAGCCAAATTCGCTTAGTTTTTCTTTATCGTCAAAAACATAATGAACGCACTCAAAAAAGCCGTTATCGGCTGCTTTTTGGCGTAAATTTTTTGCATTTTTATAATCAAAAAATGTTTGATTTAATCGGTTGCTCTCAACAAATTCAAGCGGTTTTGCCTGAATATTATCAATGCCGATTATTCGCACAATCTCTTCACAAATATCTTGCGAATTTGCTATGTCATGCCTAAATTCAGGCACTTTTACGCTGATTAAATCGCCTTGCGAATTTATCTCAAAACCAAGCCTTTTTAGAATTTTTACAATGTCGCTTGGCGAAATTTCCATTCCGGCTTTTTTATTGATTTCATTATTTGTAAAGCTTACTATGCTTACTTCGCTTTGCGGGGCGATTTTTTGCGTTCCTGCATACAAATTTATGCTTTCGTTTTTTGCCAAATTTGCAAAAATCAAATCAAGTCCTAGCTCTAAATTTGGCTCACTTCCCCTGACCGAGCGATAAAGTTGCTCGTCGCCTTTTAGGCTTTTATCTTCGCCTGTTGCTGTTGCGATAATCTCAGGAAGCGTATAATTTGCTTCAAGTAAGACGGTTTTTGTGTTTTCATCAGCCTTGAATTCGGCATTTTGCGAAATTCCGGCTAAGGAAATTTGCTTATCACAGCAATAAATTCCGCAATTTCCATATTTTTCTTGATTGATTTTAAGTGCGATTTTATCGCATTTTTCGCAAATTTTATTATAATCATAAGCCCTTATTAAAACCCCCGTTGTATGCACGGCATAATTTATCAAATTTGCGATAAAATTTGCACCTAATAAATCCGCAAAACCCAAACGAAGCGAACGCAACAAATCAAACGAAACTTTTTCTTTTATCTCAAACGCACGATACGCAAATTTGGCATTTATTTTATCGTCGCTGTGAAGCGAAAGCAACCTTCCGATGCCTAAAAGCCCGTCTTGTTCTTCGTAAATTTTTCTATCTTTCAACGGCAAATCAAGCGCAGCACTTAAATCTCTTGCAACGCCCCTAATGCTTAGACAATCGCTTCTATTTGGCGTAAGATCGACTTCGATAACATCATCGCTAAAAGCTTTAAATTCACAAAGTTCTTTGCCAAGAGTTAGTTCGCCTATACTGCTATCAAGCACCATTATGCCGTCATTTAGCTTTGGCAAATTTAGCTCAGTTGCCGAGCAAATCATACCATAACTCTCTACGCCACGAAGTTTGGCAGGTTTTATTTCTAGTCCGTTTGGAAGCACGGCTCCGACTAGGCTCACAGCCAC contains the following coding sequences:
- a CDS encoding 4-hydroxy-3-methylbut-2-enyl diphosphate reductase, translating into MKIELASSCGFCFGVKRAIKMAESAGTAATIGELIHNAEEIKRLKDKFGVKTLSGISEITDENKLIIRTHGITKDDLEILKSQNKELIDATCPFVTKPQQIVEEMSENGYDIVIFGDTNHPEVKGVKSYGKDQSRVFVVLDESELENIKFKSKVAVVSQTTKKIENFMKIVDFLVKKVREVRVFNTICNATLENQEAAKELAERADIMIIIGGKNSSNTKQLFLISQKFCKDSYLIENENELEISWFENKNLCGISAGASTPDWIIQKVIAKIENFKF
- the aroA gene encoding 3-phosphoshikimate 1-carboxyvinyltransferase, producing MKIYAQSSAFKAEISNIASDKSISHRAAIFSLLSGGTTKIKNYLFAEDTKCTLKIVENLGAKVEIKDDCVCITPPEKPKEPNCILECGNSGTAMRLFMGLLASLDGFFVLSGDKYLNERPMKRVGDPLAKVGAKIYGRNGGDKAPLAIQGGKLEYFEYESKISSAQVKTALILAGLNGNGCKFSEPELSRDHTERMLKGMGAEISGDGLTLSVKPLQKPLKPLEIFVPNDPSSAFFYAVAACIIPNSKIVLKNMLLNKTRTYAYEILRQMGADIKFKKTSEIYEEIGDIEVSYAPLKAVSVSENIPWLIDEAPALAIAFACANGKSSLRNAKELRVKECDRISVMVKGLKTCGVEIVEFEDGFEITGGCQLQPAIITPCGDHRIAMSFAILGLKSGMIIEDDECIATSFPNFKDILRQIGAKVED
- the pheT gene encoding phenylalanine--tRNA ligase subunit beta, which gives rise to MIVTREWLQEWIDISGVSTDELLKTLNSIGLEVDSYRKIEIPKKVVVGFVKSRKAHENSDHLSVCEVDIGSEVLQIVCGAKNVAAGQFVAVSLVGAVLPNGLEIKPAKLRGVESYGMICSATELNLPKLNDGIMVLDSSIGELTLGKELCEFKAFSDDVIEVDLTPNRSDCLSIRGVARDLSAALDLPLKDRKIYEEQDGLLGIGRLLSLHSDDKINAKFAYRAFEIKEKVSFDLLRSLRLGFADLLGANFIANLINYAVHTTGVLIRAYDYNKICEKCDKIALKINQEKYGNCGIYCCDKQISLAGISQNAEFKADENTKTVLLEANYTLPEIIATATGEDKSLKGDEQLYRSVRGSEPNLELGLDLIFANLAKNESINLYAGTQKIAPQSEVSIVSFTNNEINKKAGMEISPSDIVKILKRLGFEINSQGDLISVKVPEFRHDIANSQDICEEIVRIIGIDNIQAKPLEFVESNRLNQTFFDYKNAKNLRQKAADNGFFECVHYVFDDKEKLSEFGYAPCKIEILNPINNELNTLRPTLINHLLSSAERNTKNSKRAIKLFELGSVFDAGGVQSQKISFIASGLKNEQSLLNSAKPASVDFIYFANLIQNVIGKFSCEVPQTLVPFLSEFEQANIVQNGVKVGFIGRVDNAFEAKRDLAKTYVCEIDFSALKFEKIEAKAYSKFPSISRDLSLVVPKSMRFEEIKKCINSLEIANLKEFLPIDIYKDENLKDSISLTIKFNFQDMEKTLEDDDIAGIMDKILKALNEKLGLNLR